The following proteins are encoded in a genomic region of Methylibium petroleiphilum PM1:
- a CDS encoding helix-turn-helix transcriptional regulator, whose translation MAHQLQSSRAILRRTQVEAESGYSRSTIYLRISQGLWTKPVSLGARAVGWPSGDVLALNAARIAGKNDEQIRALVLKLEAARVLADAGTAAPALE comes from the coding sequence ATGGCGCATCAACTGCAATCTTCACGAGCCATCTTGCGGCGCACGCAAGTGGAGGCGGAATCCGGCTACTCACGTTCCACGATCTACCTGCGTATCTCGCAAGGGCTGTGGACCAAACCCGTCAGCCTGGGGGCAAGGGCTGTGGGCTGGCCCTCGGGCGATGTGTTGGCGCTGAACGCAGCGCGTATCGCAGGCAAGAACGACGAGCAGATCCGCGCACTGGTGCTGAAACTGGAGGCGGCCCGCGTGTTGGCCGATGCCGGGACAGCGGCGCCCGCGCTGGAGTAG
- a CDS encoding helix-turn-helix domain-containing protein has protein sequence MPATRPNPRLAKIHRSYTVEEIAKLYGVHRNTVRAWIGRGLPTIDQRRPVLVLGSHLADYLQSRRTANKRPCRPDEIYCLRCRAPRAPAGGAVRYHPLTPTQGNLVGLCGCCGAGLNRRVSQAKLPLVQGVLSVMLPQAREHIDESALPSLNSDFVQDGTDHAKTPR, from the coding sequence GTGCCCGCTACCCGGCCGAACCCGCGGCTGGCCAAGATCCACCGCAGTTACACGGTGGAGGAGATCGCCAAGCTGTACGGCGTGCACCGAAACACGGTGCGGGCCTGGATCGGCCGCGGCCTGCCGACCATCGACCAGCGCCGCCCGGTGCTGGTGCTGGGAAGTCACCTGGCCGACTACCTGCAGTCGCGGCGCACGGCGAACAAGCGGCCGTGTAGGCCAGACGAGATCTACTGCCTGCGCTGCCGCGCGCCACGGGCACCGGCCGGTGGCGCGGTGCGTTACCACCCATTGACCCCGACGCAGGGCAACTTGGTGGGCCTGTGCGGGTGCTGCGGCGCGGGCTTAAACCGCCGCGTGAGCCAGGCCAAGTTGCCGCTGGTTCAGGGCGTCTTGAGCGTCATGCTCCCGCAGGCGCGGGAGCACATAGACGAGAGCGCTCTGCCCTCCCTGAACAGTGACTTCGTGCAGGACGGAACCGACCATGCGAAAACACCACGCTGA